Proteins found in one Chlamydia sp. 04-14 genomic segment:
- a CDS encoding 1-deoxy-D-xylulose-5-phosphate synthase yields MTSQFFSILSQISSPADLKKLSFAELALLAEQMRHKIISVLTKTGGHLASNLGIIELTIALHYVFSSPEDKFIFDVGHQAYPHKLLTGRNTAEFNRIRHDHGLSGFTSPFESVHDLFFSGHAGNALSLALGMAKATENSRTHVLPILGDAAFSCGLTLEALNNINPDLSKFIVILNDNNMSISQNVGVMSKSLSRWIHHPKFSLLSRKLEKWLMKIPRYGNSIAKRSHKVSTCLKSFFCPIPIFEQFNLAYMGPVDGHNIKKLVSLFQTVRDLPFPILIHVCTKKGKGLEIAQENPSKYHGVKANFNAAAEDKLLPTVKPQLTYPDIFGKTLCSLGESSPNLHVITPAMSLGSRLEAFKEKFPERFVDVGIAEGHAVTFSAGIAKANAPVICSIYSTFLHRAMDNLFHDVCLQSLPVIFAIDRAGLAYGDGCSHHGIYDLGFLRAMPNMIICQPRSAIVFQQLLQSSLQWTRPSAIRYPNIAALQGDPIATDIHMHRDPGLGEILSQGEDVLIVGLGHMCSAALSIKLQLLAHGISATVVDPIFIKPFDNNLFSILLMHHSKVIIIEEHSIRGGLASEFNDFLATYSFKVDVLHFGIPDAIFSHGDKDSLLKRVGLDTDSMVKRILTHFNFRTKKSPSNKLSIV; encoded by the coding sequence ATGACTTCTCAATTTTTCTCTATTTTAAGTCAGATATCCTCTCCTGCAGATCTAAAAAAGCTTTCTTTTGCTGAGCTTGCTCTTCTTGCTGAGCAAATGCGTCATAAAATTATTTCTGTTCTCACCAAAACTGGAGGGCATCTAGCTTCTAATTTAGGTATCATTGAATTAACGATAGCTTTGCATTATGTGTTCTCCTCTCCTGAGGATAAATTTATCTTTGATGTCGGTCATCAAGCCTATCCTCATAAATTACTTACTGGAAGGAATACTGCGGAATTTAATCGGATTCGTCATGATCATGGTTTGAGTGGATTTACCTCGCCTTTTGAAAGTGTCCATGACCTTTTCTTCTCAGGTCATGCAGGCAACGCACTTTCGTTAGCTTTAGGCATGGCAAAGGCTACAGAAAATTCTAGAACTCACGTTCTTCCTATTCTTGGTGACGCAGCTTTTTCCTGCGGATTAACTCTAGAAGCATTGAATAACATAAATCCCGATCTATCTAAATTCATTGTCATTTTAAATGACAACAACATGTCCATTTCTCAAAACGTGGGTGTCATGTCTAAGAGTTTATCTCGATGGATACACCATCCCAAATTCAGTTTACTTTCTAGAAAGTTAGAAAAATGGCTAATGAAGATCCCCCGTTACGGCAATAGTATAGCTAAACGCTCGCATAAAGTATCTACCTGCTTAAAATCTTTCTTCTGTCCCATTCCTATTTTTGAGCAGTTTAACTTAGCCTATATGGGACCTGTAGACGGTCACAACATAAAAAAGTTAGTATCTCTATTTCAAACTGTACGTGATTTACCTTTCCCTATTCTTATTCATGTCTGTACAAAAAAGGGTAAAGGGCTAGAAATCGCCCAAGAAAATCCCTCCAAATACCATGGAGTGAAGGCAAATTTTAATGCTGCTGCAGAAGATAAGCTACTTCCCACGGTTAAGCCACAGCTTACCTATCCCGACATCTTTGGAAAAACACTCTGCTCTCTTGGAGAAAGCTCTCCGAATTTACATGTTATTACTCCAGCGATGTCTTTGGGATCACGATTAGAAGCTTTTAAAGAGAAATTCCCAGAACGTTTTGTAGATGTGGGCATTGCTGAAGGCCATGCCGTAACGTTTTCAGCGGGCATTGCCAAAGCCAATGCTCCTGTTATTTGTTCTATTTATTCTACATTCTTACATCGCGCTATGGATAATCTATTCCATGACGTATGTTTGCAAAGTCTACCGGTAATCTTTGCTATAGATCGTGCAGGCTTAGCTTATGGTGATGGCTGCAGCCATCACGGCATTTACGATTTGGGTTTCCTTCGTGCTATGCCCAATATGATTATCTGCCAGCCAAGAAGCGCAATAGTTTTCCAACAACTTCTTCAATCTTCACTTCAATGGACACGTCCTTCTGCAATTCGCTATCCTAATATCGCAGCACTTCAAGGTGATCCTATAGCTACAGATATCCATATGCATCGTGATCCAGGATTAGGAGAAATTCTCAGTCAGGGAGAGGATGTATTGATCGTAGGTCTTGGGCACATGTGTAGCGCTGCCCTATCGATAAAATTGCAACTACTTGCTCACGGAATTTCCGCAACTGTTGTTGATCCTATATTCATCAAACCTTTTGATAATAATCTCTTTAGCATCCTATTGATGCACCATTCTAAAGTCATCATTATAGAAGAGCACTCTATCCGCGGAGGTTTAGCCTCGGAATTTAATGATTTCCTAGCTACCTACAGCTTTAAAGTTGATGTCTTACACTTTGGCATCCCCGATGCGATCTTTTCTCATGGGGATAAGGATAGTTTATTAAAAAGGGTGGGATTAGATACTGATAGCATGGTTAAACGTATTCTTACACACTTTAACTTCCGCACAAAAAAATCGCCGTCTAACAAACTGAGTATTGTTTAA
- the rsmA gene encoding 16S rRNA (adenine(1518)-N(6)/adenine(1519)-N(6))-dimethyltransferase RsmA, translating into MSRSSPEQLTKFLAQVHGRPKKGLSQNFLIDGNILRKILSVSCVEAGDWVLEIGPGFGALTEVLVDQGARVIALEKDSMFEETLKQLPIDLEITDACKYPLAQLQTKGYRGKGRVVANLPYHITTPLLTKLFLEIPNQWKTVTVMMQDEVARRITAQPGGKEYGSLTIFLQFFADVRYAFKVSPGCFLPKPQVSSAVVHMTVKETFPLEAPLHAQFFSLTRAAFGQRRKLLANSLKDLYPKEQVFEALNQLKLSEKTRPETLSLDDYIKLFHLLSSHS; encoded by the coding sequence TTGTCACGTAGTTCTCCTGAACAACTTACTAAGTTTTTAGCCCAGGTTCATGGGCGTCCTAAAAAAGGCCTATCGCAGAACTTTTTAATAGATGGGAATATTCTAAGAAAAATTCTTTCTGTTTCTTGTGTGGAAGCGGGAGATTGGGTTCTAGAAATAGGACCAGGATTCGGAGCTCTTACCGAAGTACTCGTTGATCAGGGAGCCCGCGTTATTGCTTTAGAAAAAGATTCCATGTTTGAGGAAACATTAAAGCAACTTCCTATAGATTTAGAAATTACAGACGCTTGTAAATATCCTCTAGCGCAACTGCAAACCAAAGGTTATCGGGGGAAAGGAAGGGTGGTTGCGAACCTTCCTTATCATATCACAACACCTCTGTTAACAAAGTTGTTCTTAGAAATTCCTAACCAATGGAAAACGGTCACGGTGATGATGCAAGATGAAGTTGCTCGTCGTATTACCGCTCAGCCGGGAGGGAAAGAATACGGATCATTGACTATCTTTTTGCAGTTTTTCGCTGACGTGCGCTATGCTTTTAAAGTCAGCCCAGGCTGTTTTTTACCCAAACCTCAGGTATCCTCAGCGGTTGTCCATATGACAGTGAAAGAAACCTTTCCTTTAGAGGCCCCTCTTCATGCGCAATTTTTTTCTTTAACTCGGGCAGCTTTTGGACAGAGAAGAAAGCTCCTGGCTAATTCTCTTAAAGATCTTTATCCTAAAGAACAAGTTTTTGAAGCTCTAAATCAATTAAAACTTTCTGAAAAAACTCGTCCAGAAACACTTTCTCTCGATGATTATATAAAACTTTTTCATCTTCTATCTTCGCATTCTTAA
- a CDS encoding thioredoxin domain-containing protein encodes MSQPLYTNRLISEKSPYLLLYAHTPVNWYPWGSEAFDLAIAQDKPIFLSIGCAHSRWCQVMLQESFENPEVAAMLNEHFINIKVDKEELPHVAHLYFDLAQMLSISEEHQNSSSWPLNVFLTPDLLPFFSANYLGAEVKLGVPSFSQTIEKLNLMWQDPEEREILVHQAHKILEIASFIERCSRKEMLEEGTLRKTVEALYKDVDPHYGGVKAFPKTPPGLLSQFFLRYGVEYQDNRSLFFVDRSLDMMAKGGVFDHLGGGFYCYTIDDKWLIPCFEKRLIDNAFLVLDYLDAGICLKKPEYLSIAKQTLRYILSELYNPEVGAFYTSEHGEHWGVSEGKYATWSGEEIRNVLGENAELFCEYYGISREGFCNGRNILHIPSHIDIEEIADKYGCSVEEFHEVIDRLKEKLRLHRDTKAHPFKDDQSLTFQNGWMLYTLAYAGRILGDSSYIDIAKKCGEFICKNLCKHSTLMRRWRDGDAKYSGGLEDYAGVILGALALYETGCGARWLLLAEDLMKEVILSFRSESGGFYTTDGRDAALLLKQENLSDGETISGNALVCQALIKLHMLTEKKHYLTYAEDILQIAQARWHTHKFSSLGNLLAAQAYFSRSHQKILISLANDHDREAVLSCFSGLFLPQVSVVWMSAKDRESLEEILPEYEHCLIPKEGQTSTVICLLESGMGRKFSNIEEFRAYLNSK; translated from the coding sequence ATGTCGCAGCCGCTATATACGAACAGACTTATCAGTGAAAAATCTCCGTATTTGCTTCTTTATGCTCATACGCCGGTGAATTGGTATCCATGGGGTAGCGAGGCTTTTGATCTCGCTATAGCACAAGATAAGCCGATTTTCCTTTCCATTGGTTGTGCGCACTCGCGATGGTGTCAGGTGATGCTTCAGGAGAGCTTTGAAAATCCTGAAGTTGCTGCAATGCTAAATGAGCATTTTATTAATATCAAAGTAGATAAAGAGGAGCTTCCTCATGTGGCGCATCTCTATTTTGATCTTGCGCAAATGCTTTCTATTTCTGAAGAACATCAGAATTCTTCTTCTTGGCCTCTGAATGTGTTTTTAACTCCCGATTTATTGCCATTTTTCTCAGCGAATTACCTAGGGGCTGAGGTAAAATTAGGAGTGCCTTCGTTTTCTCAAACGATAGAGAAGCTTAATTTGATGTGGCAGGATCCCGAAGAACGCGAGATTCTTGTTCATCAGGCACACAAAATCCTTGAAATCGCTTCATTTATAGAAAGATGTTCAAGAAAAGAAATGCTAGAAGAGGGGACTTTACGTAAGACAGTAGAGGCTCTATACAAGGATGTTGATCCTCATTATGGAGGAGTGAAGGCATTTCCAAAAACCCCACCTGGACTATTGAGCCAGTTTTTCCTGCGCTATGGCGTGGAATATCAGGATAACAGAAGTTTATTCTTCGTAGATCGTTCTTTGGATATGATGGCTAAAGGAGGAGTTTTCGATCATTTAGGCGGGGGATTTTATTGCTATACTATAGACGATAAGTGGTTGATTCCCTGTTTTGAAAAACGTCTTATTGATAATGCCTTCTTAGTACTTGATTATCTTGATGCGGGCATATGTCTTAAAAAACCCGAATATCTCTCAATTGCTAAGCAAACCCTACGCTATATCCTTTCCGAACTTTATAACCCTGAAGTGGGAGCTTTTTATACCTCAGAACATGGAGAACATTGGGGAGTGTCTGAAGGGAAGTATGCTACCTGGTCAGGAGAGGAAATTCGCAATGTGCTTGGAGAAAACGCTGAGCTATTTTGTGAATATTATGGGATTTCTCGAGAAGGCTTTTGTAATGGGAGAAATATCTTACACATCCCTTCTCATATCGATATTGAAGAAATTGCAGATAAGTACGGCTGTAGCGTTGAAGAATTTCATGAAGTTATCGATAGGCTAAAAGAAAAATTACGTCTCCATAGAGATACTAAAGCTCACCCTTTTAAAGATGATCAATCCTTAACATTTCAAAATGGCTGGATGCTCTATACCTTGGCCTATGCAGGGAGAATCCTAGGAGATTCTTCCTATATAGATATAGCGAAGAAATGTGGGGAGTTTATCTGTAAGAATTTATGTAAGCATTCTACCTTAATGCGTAGATGGCGCGACGGTGATGCTAAATATTCCGGAGGTTTAGAAGATTACGCAGGGGTGATTTTAGGAGCCCTCGCCCTTTATGAGACAGGCTGCGGCGCACGATGGTTACTGCTAGCTGAAGATCTTATGAAAGAGGTAATTCTATCTTTCCGTTCGGAAAGTGGGGGATTTTATACTACAGACGGGAGAGACGCCGCCCTACTTTTAAAACAAGAGAATCTCTCCGATGGAGAGACAATATCCGGAAATGCTCTTGTTTGCCAAGCATTGATAAAGCTACATATGCTTACAGAAAAGAAGCATTACCTTACCTATGCTGAAGATATCTTACAAATTGCCCAAGCTCGATGGCACACGCATAAGTTTTCTTCTTTGGGAAATTTATTGGCAGCGCAGGCATATTTTTCACGTAGCCATCAAAAAATTCTTATTTCTCTAGCTAACGATCACGATCGTGAAGCTGTTTTATCTTGCTTTTCAGGATTGTTCCTTCCTCAGGTTTCTGTTGTTTGGATGAGTGCAAAAGATCGCGAATCTCTAGAAGAAATTCTTCCTGAATATGAACACTGTCTCATCCCTAAGGAAGGACAAACATCCACGGTCATTTGTCTTTTAGAATCAGGAATGGGAAGGAAATTTTCTAATATTGAAGAGTTTCGCGCTTACCTAAATTCAAAATAA
- a CDS encoding DUF2608 domain-containing protein, whose amino-acid sequence MKVVFFITFFFSVFSLDASIIKVSDVQAINKYAKKGSLVLLALDETIIFPKQMLGTTAWFRERLENLKKEESDLDPIEKAFGEKIAVFFATDYELIHPEVPKVIAALSLSEAWVMGVSQLPIPMASHFLRSAVSLGLGFSSCLPSRSDGWIQHLKTFGRPQHTMFIEDQVLFTGGLINRITMEEVLSTLFATLERLPQQVIYLDANKDNLISAEAACKQANVYFIGMHYSPAVKRIKGYKSDIANLQWLQLNNQLSDKYFQSLLTYVIGPEGQG is encoded by the coding sequence ATGAAGGTAGTATTTTTTATTACGTTTTTCTTTTCTGTATTTTCCTTAGACGCAAGTATTATCAAAGTTTCTGATGTACAGGCTATCAATAAATACGCAAAAAAAGGTTCATTAGTTTTACTAGCATTAGATGAAACCATTATATTTCCTAAACAAATGTTAGGAACAACGGCGTGGTTTCGAGAACGTTTGGAAAATTTGAAAAAAGAAGAATCAGATCTTGATCCTATTGAAAAAGCTTTTGGTGAAAAAATTGCTGTGTTTTTCGCTACAGACTACGAGCTTATTCATCCTGAAGTTCCTAAGGTTATAGCTGCCTTATCACTATCCGAAGCTTGGGTAATGGGAGTTTCCCAATTGCCGATACCCATGGCAAGCCATTTTCTCCGTTCTGCGGTTTCTTTAGGTTTAGGATTTTCATCATGCTTACCTTCTCGTAGTGACGGATGGATACAACATCTAAAAACATTCGGAAGACCTCAACACACCATGTTTATAGAAGATCAGGTACTCTTTACAGGAGGTCTTATTAACAGAATTACCATGGAAGAGGTTCTTTCTACTCTATTTGCAACTTTAGAGAGACTACCGCAACAGGTGATCTATTTAGATGCAAATAAAGATAACCTAATCTCTGCAGAAGCGGCTTGTAAACAAGCTAATGTCTATTTCATAGGTATGCACTATAGCCCAGCTGTAAAACGTATAAAAGGATATAAATCAGATATTGCGAATTTACAATGGCTACAGCTAAACAACCAACTTTCCGATAAGTATTTTCAATCTTTGCTTACCTATGTGATTGGTCCTGAGGGCCAAGGATAA
- a CDS encoding DUF2608 domain-containing protein, which yields MRLLKYLPKCAVVTVITLGMLTTAEAAKKKPLPMTMAYSFGDIFAHLEKSSEETLFCINVDSVIQHKYIGSPGWYQNRLTKLSKRYGDFFQAKKRVNEEQIIIDTLTSKECLEANVIDQFSRILSECQCSVLGISLLGIEGVSSTLKNLKDCGLEIHSRAFPTEDFFLGTGTKCSDSALVQEGILFCGASELSEAMKQLFIYENKIPKNIVFLSDNPEEIKSLGRECIDFGITFFGIVYYPAAETLFSYVYPYSAAVEIQEEQALTVISDSIAQLSLDSLNQKS from the coding sequence ATGAGATTGCTGAAATATCTTCCTAAGTGTGCTGTGGTTACAGTTATTACCTTAGGCATGTTGACTACAGCTGAAGCTGCAAAGAAAAAGCCCTTGCCAATGACAATGGCGTATTCTTTTGGCGATATTTTTGCACATTTAGAAAAAAGCAGTGAGGAAACGTTATTTTGTATTAATGTAGATAGCGTGATTCAACATAAGTATATAGGTTCCCCAGGTTGGTATCAAAATAGGTTGACTAAGCTATCCAAACGTTATGGAGATTTTTTTCAAGCAAAAAAGCGAGTCAATGAAGAGCAGATTATTATAGATACACTAACAAGCAAAGAATGTTTAGAAGCTAATGTTATTGATCAGTTTTCCCGTATACTTTCAGAATGTCAATGTTCTGTATTAGGGATTTCTTTATTAGGAATTGAAGGAGTTTCTTCAACCTTAAAAAATCTTAAAGACTGTGGTCTAGAAATACATTCTCGAGCATTCCCTACAGAGGATTTTTTCTTAGGGACAGGAACAAAGTGTAGTGATTCTGCGTTAGTGCAAGAGGGAATTTTATTTTGTGGAGCTTCAGAGCTTTCGGAAGCTATGAAGCAATTGTTTATTTATGAAAATAAAATACCAAAAAATATTGTATTTTTGAGTGATAATCCTGAAGAGATCAAATCCTTAGGTAGAGAATGTATAGATTTTGGGATCACATTTTTTGGTATAGTATATTATCCTGCTGCGGAAACTCTATTTTCCTATGTATATCCGTATTCGGCAGCTGTAGAGATTCAAGAAGAACAGGCATTGACAGTTATATCTGATTCTATCGCACAATTATCTCTAGATTCCCTTAATCAAAAGAGTTAA